Below is a genomic region from Ruania alba.
CGGCGAGCTCATCGATCGCCTGGACGGTGCGTTCACTGTTCCGGCGGTCCCGATAGGTGAAGTCCGTGCGGGCGCGCTCAGCGTACACATCCGCAACCGTGCCACCACGCTCAAGGATCGCCTCAAGTTCGTCGAGCGTCTCGTCCACAGTGGTCGTTACGGGGCCGTATCCGTCTCGCCGGTAGTCGAACCAGGCCGTCGCGGCGTGGTGTGACTCGTAATCAGCTTCATCGAAGCGTGCGTACACGACAGGAGTCCCCAGGTAGGCCACATCGAAATGGACGGACGAGTAGTCCGTGATGAAGGCGTCGCAGGTGCGGAGGAGGTCTTGAACACCGGTGGTGTTCGTGTCCGCCACTGTGAGTCGGTCAGACGCACCGATCGTGGAGTCGAAGTAGGAGGCGAGGTTGTAATGCGGAAGGAAGGTCAGCGTGTAGTCGTGTTTCTCCAGCATGGCGTGCAGTCGAGGGCTGCCGAGGAGTCTGGAAATGAACTGCTGATAGCGCGATCCGACGAACTCGATCTGGCCGGGATTGGCCCGTCCGCTCAGTCGCGGGACGAGGTACTGGCGCCAGGTGGGCATGAACAGCACTGTCCGGCTCGCAGGTGTCGGCACCAGACCGTCGTAGCGGGGCATACCGATCTCGCGCACTTCGGCGTCGTATCCGGAGAACTCGCGGAGTGCCTGCGTCTCCCGCGGCATAGCCGTGAGCACGAGGTCGTAGCCTGACTGCCCCCTGGTGAAGGCCAGGGGATTCAGGTGGACACCGTGCTTCAGGTAGACGCGCAGGGCGCCGATGCGCCAGGCGAGATGTTGCGTGTAGTTGGCCATGCCCCATTTCCGCGGCACGAGGTAGCGAATGGAGTACGCGTTCACCAGCACCCGGGCATGGAGCATGAGGAGCTGGTGCCGCCAGGACGAATGCATGATCACATTGCCCAGACCTGAGACGCGGTCCCGCTGCGGACTGTCCTCGTCGATGATGTAGTAGACGCGGCGGTCCGGGTGCTCACGACGCAGATAACTGAACAAGTGAGCACCGTTGTCCTGCGCCGTGTCTGTTCGCTCGCCGATCAGCCAGATGTCCCGGCCGGCGAACCACGGTTTCGTGAGCAAGCGGAGCATTCGGAGGGCAGCGACCCGGTAGCTTCCACGGCGCTTCATCAGGAAGCCCACGTCTTTGCGCACCAGAGTGGTCGCCCAGCGCACCTGCGCCCTCGTGCTGCGACCGCGCTGCAGGGTGATCCGCAATCCGCTCCGCGGCCCGGCGGAGTGCACGAGGTAACGCACTGATGACTGCGCGGACGGCCCCGGAATGTCCACGGTCCGAGCATTCTGCAGGACGCCCCGAGCAGCGAGGACAGGTCGCCGCAGGCGCAATTGCTCCACATCGGTGACGACTTCGACCTCGAGTGTGAAATTGCCGGCGGGAGCCTTGCTCAGCGGAAGCTGAGTGCGGAGCGACTCCCAGACTCTGCGTCCGCGTTTGTCCAGGCGTGAGGCCAGGGCGGTCGGCTCCGAATGCACCACCGCGGCCCGGGAGCGGGTGAGCAGGAACCGGTATCGCCACGGCGGCTGTGGCATGTCGGGGGCGGTGCGGGCATTCAACGAAGCGACCAGGTCGACAGCCCCGTCCGCCGGATCAAGTCCGTCCAGGCGCATCGCGCCGGCTGCCAGAGTGAGGCCGCCGAGATAGTCTGCGAGAGGACCGCGCTCGATACCTGCACCGGTGAGCGACCGATGCAGGTATGCGGCCAGGACCTCCCGTGTGCAGTGCCGGGTCCACAGCAGCAGCGGCAGGGCCCTCGGGATGTCGAGACTGCTGTACCGAAGAATCTGCCGACGTACGCTCCGTCCCCATCGGCGGACCGCTCGTTCGGAGGACAGGTCGGCCACGGCGATGAACGGTGTGGACATGTCCTCCGCGGCCGCGATTGCGGCAGCGGCAAGGTCCGCCGCACTGCCCGAGCGTGCTGTGACCCGCCGTACCTCCGGGTGCTCGTGTCCGAGGCGGTCCGCGCGCACCTGCAGACTCGCCGGGTGTACCAGCACCACCGGAAGCCCCATCAGGGACTCATCCTCTTCCACGCGTTCCACGATGCTCGAGATCTTCGCCATGGTGGCTTCGGTCGCCAACAGCACCACGGTCGCGTCGCGATCGGTCGTGGACCGGCCGAGCTGAGAGCGGACCGGCCGATCCTTGTGTTCGTCCAGCAGTGGCTTGAGAGCTGGTGGCATGCCGGTGGGCGGATGGACGCCCCGCGCCGGACCGATCAGCTCCGACACCTGGGTCAGATAGGTGGATCGGCCGTGCCGTTCCTCGATCCTGCGCACGCCCTGCTCGGACTGGAGGGCGAACGCCTGCGGATCGGCGCACAGCTGGGCGCTGAGTTCGCGCAGTTCCTCCGGTCGTCCGTACCGGGCCGCATCACCGAAGGTGGCCTCGCGTTCGGGCGGGAGGAGTGCGATGCAGCCACGGGCGATCGCATGGGCGATTTCCGGGTCGAACTGATCCGCCTCAGCTCCGACCCCGACATCGACGTAGAAGTCGATCTCGTCCAGGAACTGCTCGGCAACTGTCTCGGCGGTGGACATCCAGATCCACTGGATGGGTGCGTGCGCGAGATCAGGAGGCTGCTCGGAATAGATGCGTACTTCGACGGAGTCGTCGTCGGGAAGGCAGGCCAGGAGCCGGTCCGTGGCTGCAGCCGATGGCGTCGCCGCCAGCCGTGCCCCGAGCACCGGGCGCGCCGAGCGGCACGACGTGCGGGCCCCGGACCCGCTGCCCAGATCGACGATGCCGGCTAGGGGCTCGGTGTGTACCCGCTCCGATGGGAGCTGCGCGCTCAGCACCGCTGCGACGGTGGCGCTCCGGGCGCACCAGGTGGGGGCTCTTCCGAAGACGCGGTGGATCTCGCCGTCCACCTGCTCGGGGCGATAGATCGACTCATCGCCCGCTCCCGGCGCGCGGTCAGCGACGACGAGCACGCGATCGATGTCCACTGTGCTCGGGTCCGCCGGGGCGAACTGCATCAGCTCCGGTGAACCGACGATCAGGAGGGAGGCGCTCGCGGACTGATCGAGTGCTACGAAGTCGACCGTTCCCGCATTGATCAGATCGAGTAGTTGACCGTCGAGCGGCTCCCGCCGTACTCGCATGCGGTCGAAGGATTCGCGGTGGGTGACACCGACGCGGTAACCGTGGGCGATCAGGGCCTCGATCTCGGTGAGGAGTGCCTGCTGGCTCGCCTCGATCTGACGCCAGTCGCTGAGCACGACGACGTCATACTCCGGGGGGCTATCCGCAATCGCAGCCTGGTCGATCTGGAAACGTTGCGGCAGCGCGAACTCGCGTTCCTCCTGGAACCGGGGCAAGTAGAAGTCGCCCGTAGCGGCCCGCCACCGGTGCCACCGGTCATAGGCGCCACGGTAGATGAAGCGCGAGACATGGTGCCAACCAGGCGTGAAGTCCGCGCGGGAGAGGGAGCCGCTTCCCATCCGGTACATCGAGAGCGGCGCGGTGAGATCGATCGTTCGCTGCCCCGTAGCGAGCTCGAGTCGCTTGCGGTACTCGGTGTCGGCGCCCTTGCGGGCCGTGTCGAAGTACCCGATCGTCGCCAGCGCGAGGTCTCGGCGGACCATGAGTGAGACGGCGTTCTCCTGGCTGGTCGGATAACCCGGCCGCTGGAAGCCCAGATCCTCCCGAACACGGAAGCAATAGCTTCGGGAGGCGGCTGCCTTGGGGTTGTCCAGGAGCGCCGTGACCTGCCGCTCGATCCGACGTGGATGCGACCAGTCGTCGGCATCCTGACAGGTGACGAACTCACCGTTCGCCATGTCGAACGCCGTGTTGCGCGCGATGTAGGTGCCACCATTGCGTTCCATCGTGCGCAGCCGGATCCGGGAATCCAGTGCGAGACACTGCTCAATGATGTCGGAGTGGTCGCCCGGGACGCATCGTCCATGAGGAGGATCTCGAGGTTGCGCCAGGTCTGGTTGCAGATCGAGCGCACCGACGTCAGAAGCTGAGGCCCGGGCTTGTATACCGACATGATCACTGTCACCAGCGGACCGTCGTCGATCTGGTCGGTCACCTGGCAGGACAGCCCGTCGAACGGTGTGCTGGCTCCTGATGCCACCCGGATCGGCTCAAGGCCGTGCGCAGTGAACATCGCATCGACCAGGCGCTGCCACTGGCGGTGCTGGGAGGTGTCCACGGGTGTGTGCCGGTCCGCCCGGTACGGATTGATGAGATCTGCCTTGAGGAAGCGTTTGGCCGCCGGCTTGATCCGACGCAGCTCCCCTTGCCAGGACCGCAGGAGGTCCTCGGCTCCTACCTGCCACAGCCTGTCCACGATCGCTTGATGGTCCGCTCCGGAGAACGCTGCGGACCCGTGCTGCCGGCGTAGCTCCTTCAACAACAGCACTGCAGTGTCGAGATCGCCCTCGTCGAGATTCTGCATTCCGACGACGTGCGACAGCGCCAAGGTCCAGGTGCGATCGAGAGTGAGGTCGAGGGGCGTGCCGTCCCGCAATCTCCTCACGAGGGCATCGCACGTGTACTGCCCGTCGGTCGCGCCTGCGGCGAAGAGGTCGCGGGCCGTCCGGGAACGAGTCCGGAGCGCAGTGCGTTCCGCCGCTCGTCGTCCACCATTGCGCTGCGTGAGGGCGAGATAGTGTGTGGCGACGTCGGTATCGAGAGTGATGGAACTCTCGTCAACAGTCATGGAATGGCACTCCCCTGTGATCGCCAGCAGCCGACACAGGAT
It encodes:
- a CDS encoding CDP-glycerol glycerophosphotransferase family protein, whose product is MVRRDLALATIGYFDTARKGADTEYRKRLELATGQRTIDLTAPLSMYRMGSGSLSRADFTPGWHHVSRFIYRGAYDRWHRWRAATGDFYLPRFQEEREFALPQRFQIDQAAIADSPPEYDVVVLSDWRQIEASQQALLTEIEALIAHGYRVGVTHRESFDRMRVRREPLDGQLLDLINAGTVDFVALDQSASASLLIVGSPELMQFAPADPSTVDIDRVLVVADRAPGAGDESIYRPEQVDGEIHRVFGRAPTWCARSATVAAVLSAQLPSERVHTEPLAGIVDLGSGSGARTSCRSARPVLGARLAATPSAAATDRLLACLPDDDSVEVRIYSEQPPDLAHAPIQWIWMSTAETVAEQFLDEIDFYVDVGVGAEADQFDPEIAHAIARGCIALLPPEREATFGDAARYGRPEELRELSAQLCADPQAFALQSEQGVRRIEERHGRSTYLTQVSELIGPARGVHPPTGMPPALKPLLDEHKDRPVRSQLGRSTTDRDATVVLLATEATMAKISSIVERVEEDESLMGLPVVLVHPASLQVRADRLGHEHPEVRRVTARSGSAADLAAAAIAAAEDMSTPFIAVADLSSERAVRRWGRSVRRQILRYSSLDIPRALPLLLWTRHCTREVLAAYLHRSLTGAGIERGPLADYLGGLTLAAGAMRLDGLDPADGAVDLVASLNARTAPDMPQPPWRYRFLLTRSRAAVVHSEPTALASRLDKRGRRVWESLRTQLPLSKAPAGNFTLEVEVVTDVEQLRLRRPVLAARGVLQNARTVDIPGPSAQSSVRYLVHSAGPRSGLRITLQRGRSTRAQVRWATTLVRKDVGFLMKRRGSYRVAALRMLRLLTKPWFAGRDIWLIGERTDTAQDNGAHLFSYLRREHPDRRVYYIIDEDSPQRDRVSGLGNVIMHSSWRHQLLMLHARVLVNAYSIRYLVPRKWGMANYTQHLAWRIGALRVYLKHGVHLNPLAFTRGQSGYDLVLTAMPRETQALREFSGYDAEVREIGMPRYDGLVPTPASRTVLFMPTWRQYLVPRLSGRANPGQIEFVGSRYQQFISRLLGSPRLHAMLEKHDYTLTFLPHYNLASYFDSTIGASDRLTVADTNTTGVQDLLRTCDAFITDYSSVHFDVAYLGTPVVYARFDEADYESHHAATAWFDYRRDGYGPVTTTVDETLDELEAILERGGTVADVYAERARTDFTYRDRRNSERTVQAIDELAARTFTNQRGPTQ